The genomic window TGGCGGCGCAACCGGCCTGATTGGCGACCCTTCCTTCAAAGCTCAGGAGCGCAGCCTCAATACGCCGGAGGTGGTCGCCGGTTGGGTAGATAAGATCCGCGCCCAGGTTTCCCAATTTATCGATTTTGATTGCGGTGAAAACAGTGCCACTGTGGTCAACAATCTGGAGTGGACGCAGAACCTCAGTGTGCTCGATTTTCTGCGTGACGTAGGAAAACATTTCTCTGTCAACAATATGGTGAACAAGGAATCCGTGAAGCAGCGGATTCAGCGCGAGGGTGAGGGGATCTCTTTCACCGAGTTCAGCTATATGCTTCTGCAGTCCATGGACTTCTCCGAGCTCTATCAGCGGGAAAGCTGCACCCTGCAGATTGGCGGTTCTGATCAGTGGGGCAACATTACGGGTGGCGTGGACCTGACCCGTCGCCAGCACCGCGGCAAAGTCTTCGGTCTCACGCTGCCACTGGTTACCAAAGCCGATGGCACAAAGTTCGGCAAGACCGAGAGCGGTACCATCTGGTTGGACCCCAAGCGAACCTCACCCTATGCCTTCTATCAGTTCTGGCTGAATACCGCAGATGCGGATGCCTACAAGTTCCTCCGCTACTTCACCTTCCTCTCGGTCGACGAGATCGATGCGATCGAGCGGGCAGATGCCGAGCGGGCCGGTAAGCCTGAGGCCCAGGGCGTTCTCGCCCGTGAAGTGACCCGCGAAGTACACGGCGAGGAAGGTCTGGCGGCAGCCGAGCGTATTTCCCGCGCTCTGTTCTCCGGCGATATTGCCGAACTCTCTGCTAGCGATCTGGAGCAGCTGCGTCAGGATGGCCTGCCGAGCTCCGAGTTGCCGGCTGAGTTTGATGAGCAGAGCCTGATCCAGCTCCTGGTAGAGGCTGGTATGGCCCCGTCTGGAAAGCCAGTCAAAGATGCGCTGGGTCGCAAGGCCGTGATCGTTAACGGCGAGCCGGTCGGCATTGAAAGCAATGGCGAGCCGGCAGCGGTATTCACCTCCGGGGCTGCGCTGCATGAACGCTACTTTATCGTTCGGCTTGGTAAGAAGAAGTACCACCTGTTTGTGCTACCGGCCTGATCGTTTTTCAGGCGCTTTTTGGGTGGAAAAACCTTTTTTACAGTTTTGTCACAAAAGTGCTTGCAAGGCCCCTCTCCGGGGCCGTATAGTTCGCGCCCTCGCTGCTTGAGAAGCAGTGAAGAGGCAGCTCCAAGTGATTGATTTTCTTAAGAAAATTTCTTCACGAAAGAGCTTGCCAGGGTCGAAATGGTTGCTATAATGCGCGCCACTTCGACGAGGCCTTAACCGGCTCCGCGCAGGGCTCTCGCTAGTCCTTCAGTCCGAGATGAAACGCTTTCGAGCATCGCATCCGGCACTGAAAAAAGCCTTCAAAAAAGGCTTACTGCGAAGAGGCGGTTCGCTATAATGCGCGCCCCTCACGAGCTACCGGAGACGGTGGTTCGGGGACCGGAAAGCAGCTCTTTTTAGAGCGCGCCGGAAGCCAAAAAAGGCTGCCAAAAAGCACTTGCTTCAGCAGCCCGGATGTGTAGAATACGCGTCCCGCAGTTAGGGCCTAGCGCTCAACTGAGTTGTTTAAAAAATCGATCAAGCAATGCGTGTGGGTGCTTACGGAGCGATGAATCGATACACCTGACTCCGGTCAGGAAATGATTTATCGGAAGTAAGTAACTCGACAATTCAAATCGAATTACGTTTTATTCCGAGCAAGACTTAAGTCTGGCGTGGGAGCCTCATTCCGGTTCCCGTGAGCGTCGGACGACTCTTTAAACTGAAGAGTTTGATCATGGCTCAGATTGAACGCTGGCGGCAGGCCTAACACATGCAAGTCGAGCGCGAAAGTTCCTTCGGGAACGAGTAGAGCGGCGGACGGGTGAGTAACGCGTGGGAAATTGCCCAGTAGTGGGGGACAACAACCGGAAACGGTTGCTAATACCGCATACGCCCTACGGGGGAAAGCGGGGGATCTTCGGACCTCGTGCTATTGGAGATGCCCGCGTCGGATTAGCTTGTTGGTGAGGTAACGGCTCACCAAGGCAACGATCCGTAGCTGGTCTGAGAGGATGATCAGCC from Microbulbifer aggregans includes these protein-coding regions:
- the tyrS gene encoding tyrosine--tRNA ligase; the protein is MAGVDTTLLKDLDRRGLINQATGDGELTEHLAHSRTLYCGFDPTADSLHIGSLVPLLTLKRFQAAGHRPIALVGGATGLIGDPSFKAQERSLNTPEVVAGWVDKIRAQVSQFIDFDCGENSATVVNNLEWTQNLSVLDFLRDVGKHFSVNNMVNKESVKQRIQREGEGISFTEFSYMLLQSMDFSELYQRESCTLQIGGSDQWGNITGGVDLTRRQHRGKVFGLTLPLVTKADGTKFGKTESGTIWLDPKRTSPYAFYQFWLNTADADAYKFLRYFTFLSVDEIDAIERADAERAGKPEAQGVLAREVTREVHGEEGLAAAERISRALFSGDIAELSASDLEQLRQDGLPSSELPAEFDEQSLIQLLVEAGMAPSGKPVKDALGRKAVIVNGEPVGIESNGEPAAVFTSGAALHERYFIVRLGKKKYHLFVLPA